In one Pseudomonas fitomaticsae genomic region, the following are encoded:
- the tssI gene encoding type VI secretion system Vgr family protein has translation MLDANATHIILALEGVSTDLQVVNFVGREALNEPFRFDIELVSARPDLKLEELLHKPGCLTFGATGEGKIHGLVYRIEQGDSGKTLTRYSLSLVPQLAYLRHNHDQQIFQQLTVPKIIAQVLEDRGILADAYSFQLSAEYPERDYCVQYDESDLHFIQRLCEEEGIHFHFQHSSSGHKLVFGDDQTVFRKLKPVNYQQDSGMTADKPVIKRFNLRLETRTSRVSRRDYDFEKPKILPEGAAKSAFMPDLEDYDYPGRFTTRERGKFLATRALERHRSDYKLAEGKGDEPTLTTGHFMTLAEHPRAEWNDLWLLLEIFHEGKQPQVLGENVTSDVTDNKSDFHQGYRNSFVATPWDAHFRPALEHPKPKVLGSQTAIVTGPAGEEIHCDQYGRVKVQFHWDREGQADDKTTCWLRVASGWAGAAYGGIAIPRIGMEVLVTFLEGDPDQPLVTGCLYHKENVVPYDLPANKTRSTFKTLSSPGGKGYNEFRIEDKKGVEQIYIHAQRDWDENIEHDQKIRVGNERHDTVEANVLSEFKVEEHRITHLDRKSEMRANDHLTVGVTQHVKVGTGQFVEAGTEIHYHAGEKVVIEGGMELTAKAGGSFVKVDVGGVTISGAQVKANSGGAPGTGTGIAIKLPTALTPADTDTAGKTLGTAPVNTPPPATSVNTATSAPPTKAETRLAQQNMQAQTLVNAAKSGVPFCEICNK, from the coding sequence ATGCTGGACGCGAACGCTACCCACATCATCCTCGCTCTTGAGGGGGTTTCAACCGACTTGCAAGTCGTGAACTTTGTCGGTCGCGAAGCCCTCAACGAACCGTTCCGTTTCGACATCGAACTGGTCAGTGCCCGCCCCGACCTCAAACTTGAAGAACTCCTGCACAAGCCTGGCTGCCTGACATTCGGCGCCACTGGCGAGGGCAAGATTCACGGTCTGGTGTACCGCATCGAGCAAGGCGATTCCGGCAAGACCCTGACCCGTTACAGCCTGAGCCTGGTGCCGCAACTGGCCTACCTGCGGCACAACCATGACCAGCAGATCTTCCAGCAACTGACGGTGCCGAAGATCATTGCCCAGGTGCTGGAGGATCGCGGCATTCTGGCCGACGCCTACAGCTTTCAGCTCAGCGCCGAATACCCGGAACGCGATTATTGCGTGCAGTACGACGAGTCCGACCTGCATTTCATCCAGCGCCTGTGCGAAGAGGAAGGCATTCACTTCCACTTCCAGCACAGCAGCAGCGGCCACAAACTGGTGTTCGGCGACGACCAGACCGTGTTCCGCAAACTGAAACCGGTCAACTACCAGCAAGACTCCGGCATGACCGCCGACAAACCGGTGATCAAGCGCTTCAACCTGCGCCTGGAAACCCGTACCAGTCGCGTCAGCCGCCGCGATTACGATTTCGAGAAACCGAAGATCCTGCCTGAAGGCGCGGCCAAATCCGCGTTCATGCCGGATCTTGAGGACTACGACTACCCCGGCCGCTTCACCACGCGTGAACGCGGCAAGTTCCTCGCGACCCGAGCACTGGAACGCCACCGCAGCGACTACAAACTCGCCGAAGGCAAAGGTGACGAGCCGACCCTGACCACCGGCCATTTCATGACCCTGGCCGAACACCCGCGCGCCGAATGGAATGACCTGTGGCTGTTGCTGGAAATCTTCCACGAAGGCAAACAGCCGCAAGTGCTGGGCGAAAACGTCACCAGCGACGTGACCGACAACAAGAGCGATTTCCACCAGGGCTACCGCAACAGCTTCGTGGCCACTCCGTGGGACGCCCACTTCCGCCCTGCCCTCGAGCACCCGAAACCGAAAGTCCTCGGCAGCCAGACCGCCATCGTCACCGGCCCCGCCGGCGAAGAAATCCACTGCGACCAATACGGCCGCGTGAAAGTGCAATTCCACTGGGACCGTGAAGGCCAGGCCGACGACAAGACCACCTGCTGGCTACGTGTCGCCAGCGGCTGGGCCGGAGCAGCCTACGGCGGCATCGCCATTCCGCGCATCGGCATGGAAGTGCTGGTGACCTTCCTTGAAGGCGACCCCGACCAGCCGCTGGTCACCGGATGCCTGTACCACAAGGAAAACGTCGTCCCCTACGATCTGCCGGCGAACAAGACCCGCAGCACCTTCAAGACCCTCAGTTCCCCGGGCGGCAAGGGCTACAACGAGTTCCGCATCGAAGACAAGAAAGGCGTGGAGCAGATCTACATCCACGCCCAGCGCGACTGGGACGAGAACATCGAGCACGACCAGAAGATCCGCGTCGGCAACGAGCGGCATGACACTGTCGAGGCCAATGTTTTAAGTGAATTCAAGGTCGAGGAACACCGCATCACCCACCTGGACCGCAAGAGCGAAATGCGCGCCAACGATCACCTGACTGTGGGCGTGACCCAACACGTGAAAGTCGGCACCGGGCAGTTTGTCGAAGCGGGGACGGAGATTCACTACCACGCTGGCGAGAAAGTGGTGATCGAAGGCGGCATGGAACTGACGGCCAAGGCTGGCGGCAGTTTCGTCAAGGTGGATGTCGGTGGCGTCACCATCAGCGGCGCACAGGTCAAAGCGAATTCCGGTGGCGCTCCGGGAACCGGAACCGGGATCGCCATCAAACTGCCGACAGCCCTGACACCGGCTGACACAGACACCGCCGGCAAAACCCTCGGCACTGCACCGGTCAACACCCCGCCCCCTGCAACATCCGTCAACACAGCCACATCAGCTCCGCCGACAAAAGCAGAAACCCGCCTTGCGCAACAGAACATGCAGGCACAAACCCTCGTGAATGCCGCGAAAAGCGGCGTCCCGTTCTGCGAGATCTGCAATAAATGA
- a CDS encoding helix-turn-helix domain-containing protein: MDSLINAAGRALAAGDPLAALNVVALRDDPPALALRGIAMAQLGDMTRAKALLQRAVKAFGANESLSRARCVVAEAEVALAARDLGWPVEALEAARQVLQDHDDGVNAAHARCLQIRRLLLIGQLEAAEKLLGELDPAPLPPTLRTIHELMTAAIALRRVQAHKAKMALERAQRAAQQAAIAALSAEVAHALRFLEAPAARMIVAGQEKAVTLAQVEALFASPTLVVDACRYSVRGAGMTVALATRPVLFNLLRRLAEAWPAEVSRETLIAKAFRLKLDDESHRVRLRVEIGRLRAALRPLAGITATPRGYALVAHDVALLTLPIEDRNAALLALLADGEAWSSSALALASGNSQRQVQRALETLAAQGKVQAFGVGRARRWLMPPVPGFATILLLPVSLGNG; the protein is encoded by the coding sequence ATGGACTCGCTGATCAACGCCGCCGGCCGCGCACTGGCGGCGGGTGATCCGTTGGCGGCGCTGAATGTCGTCGCCCTGCGCGATGACCCTCCAGCCCTGGCCCTACGCGGGATCGCCATGGCACAACTTGGCGACATGACGCGGGCCAAGGCATTGCTGCAACGAGCGGTGAAAGCGTTTGGCGCCAATGAGTCGCTGTCCCGGGCGCGTTGTGTGGTAGCCGAGGCCGAGGTGGCGCTGGCGGCGCGGGATCTGGGCTGGCCGGTCGAGGCGCTGGAAGCGGCGCGACAAGTCTTGCAGGATCATGACGACGGGGTGAATGCCGCGCACGCACGCTGTTTGCAGATTCGCCGGTTACTGCTGATCGGCCAGCTGGAAGCGGCTGAAAAGCTGCTCGGTGAACTCGATCCTGCACCGTTACCTCCGACCCTGCGCACTATCCATGAACTGATGACCGCCGCAATCGCCTTGCGCCGGGTGCAGGCTCACAAGGCGAAAATGGCGTTGGAGCGAGCACAACGGGCGGCGCAGCAGGCCGCCATTGCGGCGCTGTCGGCGGAGGTCGCTCACGCCCTGCGATTTCTTGAGGCGCCGGCAGCCCGAATGATCGTCGCGGGTCAGGAGAAAGCGGTCACGCTCGCACAGGTGGAAGCGTTGTTTGCCTCACCGACGCTGGTGGTTGATGCCTGTCGCTACAGCGTGCGTGGTGCCGGAATGACCGTGGCGCTGGCCACGCGACCGGTGTTGTTCAACCTCCTTCGGCGGCTTGCCGAAGCCTGGCCGGCAGAAGTGTCCAGAGAGACGCTGATCGCCAAAGCCTTTCGTTTGAAACTCGATGATGAATCCCACCGCGTCCGATTGCGGGTCGAGATCGGCCGGTTGCGTGCGGCGTTGCGCCCACTGGCCGGAATCACCGCGACCCCGCGCGGCTATGCGCTGGTCGCACATGACGTAGCGCTGCTCACGTTGCCGATCGAGGACAGAAACGCCGCGCTGCTGGCCCTGCTCGCCGACGGCGAGGCGTGGTCGAGCTCAGCGCTGGCGCTTGCGTCGGGCAACAGCCAGCGGCAAGTGCAGCGAGCGCTGGAAACGCTGGCGGCACAAGGCAAGGTCCAGGCGTTCGGCGTTGGTCGTGCACGACGCTGGCTGATGCCGCCGGTGCCGGGTTTCGCGACGATCTTGTTACTCCCGGTGTCGCTGGGCAATGGCTAG
- a CDS encoding Vgb family protein: MKQANAEILREYGPFEGVDGVHGVTFDGRQVWFASDGQLNALDPASGETVRTIKVGADGGTAFDGQHLYQIADRRIHKIDPATGRVLHTIAAPGDGGDSGMAWAEGSLWVGQYRDRKIHQIDPDTGKILRTLESNRFVTGVTWVDGALWHGTWEGDESEIRRVDPGSGEVLESLTLPSGIGVSGLEADGAERFYCGGGNSGRVRAVRRPK, translated from the coding sequence ATGAAACAGGCAAACGCAGAAATCCTTCGTGAATACGGCCCGTTCGAAGGTGTCGACGGAGTCCACGGCGTGACCTTCGATGGCCGACAAGTCTGGTTCGCCAGCGATGGTCAGCTCAATGCACTCGACCCGGCCAGCGGCGAAACCGTGCGCACGATCAAGGTCGGCGCCGATGGCGGAACCGCGTTCGACGGCCAGCACCTGTACCAGATCGCCGACCGGCGAATTCACAAGATCGACCCGGCCACCGGGCGTGTGCTCCATACCATTGCGGCACCGGGCGACGGTGGCGACTCGGGCATGGCCTGGGCCGAGGGTTCGTTGTGGGTGGGGCAATATCGCGACCGCAAGATCCACCAGATCGATCCGGACACCGGGAAAATCCTCCGCACTCTCGAATCCAATCGTTTTGTCACCGGCGTCACCTGGGTCGACGGCGCGCTGTGGCATGGCACCTGGGAAGGCGATGAAAGCGAGATCCGGCGAGTCGACCCGGGGAGCGGCGAGGTTCTGGAAAGCCTGACGTTGCCCAGCGGAATCGGCGTCTCCGGCCTGGAGGCCGATGGCGCCGAGCGCTTCTATTGTGGCGGCGGGAACAGTGGCAGGGTGCGGGCAGTGCGTCGGCCGAAGTGA
- a CDS encoding CAP domain-containing protein: protein MRHAVRSSRFVSLCLLILSPLLSPSAHAGAERQLVAAINDYRAHPQRCDRRPAQRLAPLTLRSNLALPVGYGYGGGLRERLKDSGYAAVAVRSIRIVGAQDAEEAFDLLQSDYCGALLDGQYADIGISRARSEWQVVLARPVLDNRVGDNRSVGKALLAEVNAARARPRMCGRQRFAAARPLSWNPALGAAAQGHSKAMAYGNYFAHRDPDGDGPADRARAAGYRGRQIGENIAAGQSSPGKAMAGWLASPGHCANLMNPMFTQVGAGFASEARSDEGVYWTMLFGAP from the coding sequence ATGCGCCACGCCGTTCGTTCGTCTCGCTTCGTTTCGCTGTGCCTGTTGATCCTTTCTCCCCTGCTTTCTCCCTCTGCCCACGCCGGCGCCGAGCGGCAACTGGTGGCCGCCATCAACGACTACCGCGCCCATCCGCAACGTTGTGACCGACGCCCGGCCCAACGGCTGGCGCCGCTGACGCTGAGGTCGAACCTGGCGTTGCCGGTCGGCTATGGCTACGGCGGTGGGTTGCGCGAACGACTGAAGGATTCCGGCTACGCGGCCGTGGCGGTGCGCAGCATCCGGATCGTCGGTGCGCAGGACGCCGAAGAGGCCTTCGATCTGCTGCAAAGCGATTACTGCGGCGCGCTGCTCGACGGTCAATACGCCGACATCGGCATCAGCCGCGCCCGCAGCGAATGGCAAGTGGTGCTGGCCCGGCCGGTGCTCGACAACCGCGTCGGCGACAACCGCAGCGTCGGCAAAGCCTTGCTGGCCGAGGTCAACGCCGCCCGCGCCCGACCGCGTATGTGCGGTCGCCAGCGCTTCGCCGCCGCGCGGCCCTTGAGCTGGAACCCGGCGCTCGGCGCCGCCGCCCAGGGCCACAGCAAGGCCATGGCCTACGGCAACTACTTCGCCCACCGCGACCCGGACGGCGACGGCCCGGCAGATCGCGCCCGGGCGGCCGGCTATCGTGGCCGGCAGATCGGCGAAAACATCGCCGCCGGGCAAAGCTCACCGGGCAAGGCCATGGCCGGCTGGCTGGCCAGCCCCGGACACTGCGCCAACCTGATGAACCCGATGTTCACCCAGGTCGGCGCCGGATTTGCCAGTGAGGCGCGCAGTGACGAAGGGGTTTACTGGACGATGCTGTTCGGAGCACCTTGA
- a CDS encoding alpha/beta hydrolase has protein sequence MSRTLLSLVALIVAVYLILCAALFVFQRALIYFPQPASLDSPESRLTLAMPDAEIRVTVRERAGARALIYFGGNAEDVSRNLPEFSEAFPDYSLYLLHYRGFGGSGGSPSEEAIAEDALALFDQVYASHPQVALLGRSLGSGVAVRLASQRPVERLILVTPYNSLEEIAARQYPWVPVQWLLKDRFRSGQYAAHIRVPTLLLAASDDEVIPRASTERLLRSFPDGVATLKVVADATHNSISERPQYLQWIEDVLNR, from the coding sequence ATGTCCAGAACCCTGTTGTCACTCGTCGCATTGATCGTCGCCGTGTACCTGATCCTGTGCGCGGCGCTGTTCGTGTTTCAGCGGGCACTGATCTATTTTCCCCAGCCCGCCAGCCTCGATTCTCCAGAGTCACGGTTGACGCTGGCCATGCCCGACGCCGAGATCCGCGTGACGGTGCGCGAGCGCGCCGGAGCCAGAGCGCTGATCTATTTCGGTGGCAATGCCGAGGACGTTTCGCGCAATCTGCCGGAGTTTTCCGAGGCGTTTCCTGACTATTCGTTGTATCTGCTGCATTACCGAGGGTTTGGCGGCAGCGGCGGCTCGCCGTCCGAAGAGGCGATCGCCGAGGATGCGCTGGCGCTGTTCGATCAGGTGTATGCCAGTCATCCGCAAGTCGCGCTGCTGGGGCGCAGCCTCGGTTCCGGGGTCGCGGTGCGGCTGGCCAGCCAACGGCCGGTGGAGCGGCTGATTCTGGTCACGCCCTACAACAGCCTTGAAGAAATCGCCGCTCGCCAATATCCGTGGGTGCCGGTGCAGTGGTTGCTCAAGGATCGTTTCCGGTCCGGCCAGTACGCGGCGCACATCCGCGTGCCGACGCTGCTGCTGGCGGCGAGCGATGACGAGGTGATTCCACGGGCCAGCACCGAACGCTTGTTGCGCAGTTTTCCCGATGGTGTGGCCACGCTCAAAGTGGTGGCGGACGCGACGCACAATTCGATATCCGAACGACCGCAATATCTGCAATGGATCGAGGATGTGTTGAATCGCTGA
- a CDS encoding aldo/keto reductase: MNHTEGYSRRRLLTLAAGVSAVFTFDRALAAITSPNATGAQTMQTRAIPSSSEPLPLVGLGTYRGFDVAPGDPVYKQLPAVLGELFKKGGTVIDSSPMYGRAEETTGELLSIHEPRSPAFLATKVWTRGREEGIAQMEQSFSLLRTERIDLMQIHNLLDWQTHLPTLRDWKEQGRIRYIGITHYTPSAYDEVEAVLKAEPLDFLQINYALDDRGVEKRILPLCRERGVAVICNRPFGGGDLLARLKGKPLPGWAAQVGARSWPQLALKFLLAHPAVTCVIPGTRNPLYMADNAGAGFGLMLTDAQRQQLIALVS, translated from the coding sequence ATGAACCACACTGAGGGATATTCCCGCCGCCGGTTGCTGACGCTGGCAGCCGGGGTGTCAGCGGTTTTCACCTTTGACCGGGCGCTGGCCGCCATTACGTCGCCCAACGCCACAGGAGCCCAGACCATGCAGACCCGCGCCATCCCTTCGAGCTCCGAACCACTGCCGCTGGTGGGGTTGGGCACTTATCGCGGTTTCGACGTCGCCCCCGGCGATCCGGTCTACAAGCAATTACCGGCGGTGCTCGGCGAGCTGTTCAAAAAGGGCGGCACGGTGATCGACAGCTCGCCCATGTACGGCCGCGCCGAAGAAACCACCGGTGAATTGCTGTCGATCCACGAACCACGCTCACCGGCGTTTCTGGCGACCAAGGTCTGGACCCGGGGTCGCGAGGAGGGCATCGCGCAGATGGAGCAGTCGTTCAGCCTGCTGCGCACCGAGCGCATCGACCTGATGCAGATCCACAACCTGCTCGACTGGCAAACCCATCTGCCGACCCTGCGCGACTGGAAAGAGCAGGGCCGCATCCGCTACATCGGCATCACCCACTACACGCCGTCGGCCTATGACGAAGTCGAAGCGGTGCTCAAGGCCGAGCCGCTGGACTTCCTGCAAATCAACTACGCCCTGGATGATCGCGGGGTCGAGAAGCGCATCCTGCCGCTGTGCCGCGAACGCGGGGTGGCAGTGATCTGCAACCGGCCGTTCGGTGGCGGCGACCTGCTCGCACGGCTCAAGGGCAAACCGCTGCCGGGCTGGGCGGCGCAAGTCGGGGCCAGGAGCTGGCCGCAACTGGCGCTGAAATTTCTGCTGGCGCACCCGGCGGTGACCTGCGTGATTCCCGGCACCCGCAATCCGCTGTACATGGCCGACAACGCCGGCGCCGGGTTCGGGCTGATGCTGACCGATGCGCAGCGTCAGCAGTTGATTGCGCTGGTCAGTTAG
- a CDS encoding LysR family transcriptional regulator — translation MSQTLDLSFFHLLANKGSLAATARELGVTPPAVSKRLSALEARLGVRLVNRTTRSMSLTAEGELYFSHAARILTQIDEVEQLIGASRATPKGLIRVNASLGFGRRYIGPALAAFFAQYPEVEIQLEISDHPLDLTTHGFDLGIRFGTLPDAAFHARKIASNRRLLCASPLYLEKHGVPQKLSDLPQHNCIFLRQNETPYGVWSFTDGGRTQNVKVRGALGCNDGEVALNWALEGYGILLRAEWDIARYVRSGRLRLVLEDQTPTRADVYAVYPQQLHLSARVRSLIDFLVDRFRHIDNLDDPGD, via the coding sequence ATGAGTCAAACCCTCGATCTGTCGTTTTTTCATCTTCTCGCCAACAAGGGCAGCCTGGCCGCTACGGCTCGCGAGCTTGGTGTGACGCCTCCGGCAGTCAGTAAACGCCTGAGTGCGCTGGAGGCTCGTCTCGGCGTGCGGTTGGTCAATCGCACTACACGCTCAATGAGTCTTACGGCAGAAGGCGAACTGTATTTTTCCCACGCGGCGAGGATCCTCACGCAGATCGACGAGGTCGAGCAGTTGATCGGCGCCAGCCGCGCAACCCCCAAGGGTCTGATCCGGGTCAATGCCTCGCTGGGCTTTGGTCGTCGTTACATCGGTCCGGCCCTGGCAGCGTTTTTTGCCCAATACCCGGAGGTGGAAATCCAGTTGGAAATCAGCGACCACCCACTGGATCTGACGACCCACGGATTTGATCTGGGGATTCGTTTCGGCACCCTGCCTGACGCGGCATTTCATGCCCGGAAGATTGCCTCAAACCGCCGTTTGCTCTGTGCCTCGCCGCTGTATCTGGAGAAACACGGTGTGCCACAAAAACTGTCGGACTTGCCGCAACACAACTGCATATTCCTGCGGCAGAACGAAACGCCCTATGGCGTCTGGAGCTTCACTGACGGCGGACGTACGCAGAACGTCAAAGTGCGTGGTGCCCTGGGATGCAACGATGGTGAAGTGGCCCTGAACTGGGCCCTGGAAGGCTATGGCATTCTGCTGCGCGCCGAATGGGACATAGCCCGCTACGTGCGCAGCGGCCGTTTGCGCCTGGTACTGGAAGACCAGACCCCGACCCGCGCCGATGTGTACGCGGTGTACCCGCAGCAGCTGCATCTCTCGGCACGGGTTCGCAGCCTGATCGACTTTCTGGTGGACCGCTTCAGGCACATCGACAATCTGGATGATCCGGGCGACTAA
- a CDS encoding tartrate dehydrogenase, with the protein MSAYKIAAVPGDGIGVEVIAAGVEVLQALSKKSGFELDFKHFDWNSDNYLKNGHYIPEGGLQELKTFDAIFFGAVGALNVPDHISLWGLRLPICQGFDQYANVRPARVLPGVKSPLHNGEQIDWVVVRENSEGEYSGNGGRVHRGLPEEVATEVSVFTRAGVERIHRFAFELAQSRPCKHLTMVTKSNAQRHGMVLWDEIFYEVAKDFPDVKIDKELVDAVTTRMVLKPATLDVIVATNLHADILSDLAAALSGSLGIAPTANLNPRRDFPSMFEPIHGSAFDITGKGVANPIATFWTAAMMLEHLGEKAAAKHLMSAIEAVTESGLHTPDLGGTATTRQVTDAVIALINR; encoded by the coding sequence ATGAGTGCATACAAGATTGCTGCGGTTCCGGGTGATGGCATCGGTGTGGAAGTGATCGCCGCCGGCGTCGAAGTGCTGCAAGCCCTGTCGAAAAAATCCGGTTTCGAACTGGACTTCAAACATTTCGACTGGAACTCCGACAACTACCTGAAAAACGGTCATTACATTCCCGAAGGCGGCCTGCAAGAGCTGAAAACCTTCGACGCGATTTTTTTCGGCGCGGTCGGCGCACTCAATGTGCCGGATCACATTTCACTGTGGGGCCTGCGTCTGCCGATCTGTCAGGGTTTCGACCAATACGCCAACGTGCGCCCGGCGCGGGTGCTGCCGGGGGTGAAAAGTCCGCTGCACAACGGCGAGCAGATCGACTGGGTGGTGGTCCGGGAAAACTCCGAGGGTGAATACTCCGGCAACGGCGGCCGCGTGCATCGAGGCTTGCCGGAAGAAGTGGCGACAGAGGTTTCGGTGTTCACCCGTGCCGGGGTCGAGCGCATTCATCGCTTCGCCTTCGAACTGGCGCAAAGCCGTCCATGCAAACATTTGACCATGGTCACCAAGTCCAACGCCCAGCGGCACGGCATGGTGCTGTGGGACGAAATTTTCTACGAAGTCGCCAAAGATTTCCCGGACGTGAAGATCGACAAGGAACTGGTCGACGCCGTGACCACGCGCATGGTGCTCAAGCCGGCGACACTGGACGTAATCGTCGCGACCAACCTGCACGCCGACATTCTGTCGGACCTGGCCGCTGCACTGTCCGGCAGCCTCGGCATTGCACCCACTGCCAACCTCAATCCACGGCGCGATTTCCCGTCGATGTTCGAACCGATCCACGGCTCGGCATTTGATATCACCGGCAAAGGCGTGGCCAATCCGATTGCTACCTTCTGGACTGCCGCGATGATGCTTGAACATCTGGGCGAAAAAGCGGCCGCCAAACACCTGATGTCGGCCATCGAAGCGGTCACCGAAAGCGGCCTGCACACCCCGGACCTGGGCGGCACCGCCACCACGCGCCAGGTCACCGACGCGGTGATCGCACTGATCAACCGCTGA
- a CDS encoding dicarboxylate/amino acid:cation symporter, with amino-acid sequence MKRIFGKLYVQVLLAVILGALIGVLVPETGTALKPLGDAFIKLIKMLLAPVIFLTVVTGIARMENMKELGRVGFRALIYFEVVSTLALVIGLIVVDVFKPGAGMNVDVASLDTSSLTTYTTAAKHASFMDFVMGIIPDTIVDAFAKGNVLQILLFSILLGIALAHVGPRGKVFVDALESLMQGMFRIVNMVMRLAPIGAFGAIAFTIGKYGFGSLFSLGKLMACVYLTCAVFVIFVLGPICRYSGFSLWKFLKFIKEELFTVLGTSSSESVLPQMISKMEKAGVSKPVAGMIIPSGLTFNPDGQAIYYTIAAIFIAQATNTPLTLTDQLIVLAVLMFTSKGSAGVTGSGFIILAATLASLGTIPVAGMVLLLGVDRFMSEARAITNTIGNGVGTMAIAKWVGALDSEKMHRALNGEAEERSAQVPEAEITLHASESLRPGLERVAAR; translated from the coding sequence ATGAAAAGAATATTCGGCAAACTCTACGTGCAAGTCCTCCTCGCCGTGATTCTCGGCGCACTTATCGGCGTGTTGGTGCCCGAAACCGGTACTGCGCTCAAACCTTTGGGCGACGCCTTCATCAAACTGATCAAGATGCTGCTCGCGCCGGTGATCTTTCTCACGGTGGTGACCGGCATCGCCCGCATGGAAAACATGAAGGAGCTGGGTCGGGTCGGCTTTCGTGCATTGATTTATTTCGAGGTGGTGTCGACGCTGGCGCTGGTCATCGGCTTGATCGTGGTGGACGTTTTCAAACCCGGCGCGGGCATGAATGTCGATGTCGCCAGCCTCGACACCAGCAGTCTGACGACTTACACGACAGCAGCAAAACATGCGTCGTTCATGGATTTTGTGATGGGCATCATCCCCGACACGATCGTCGATGCATTCGCCAAGGGCAATGTCCTGCAGATCCTGCTGTTTTCAATCCTGCTGGGTATCGCCTTGGCCCATGTCGGGCCGCGTGGCAAGGTGTTCGTCGATGCGCTGGAAAGCCTGATGCAGGGCATGTTCCGCATCGTCAACATGGTCATGCGCCTGGCGCCGATCGGTGCGTTCGGTGCAATTGCGTTCACTATCGGCAAGTACGGTTTCGGTTCGCTGTTTTCGTTGGGAAAACTGATGGCGTGCGTTTACCTGACCTGTGCGGTATTCGTGATTTTCGTGCTTGGTCCGATCTGTCGCTACAGCGGATTCAGCCTGTGGAAATTCCTCAAATTCATCAAGGAAGAGTTGTTTACGGTGCTCGGCACCAGCTCCTCGGAGTCAGTTCTGCCGCAGATGATCTCGAAGATGGAAAAGGCCGGCGTATCGAAACCGGTGGCCGGGATGATCATCCCCTCGGGCCTGACCTTCAACCCGGACGGCCAGGCCATCTACTACACCATCGCGGCGATCTTCATCGCTCAGGCGACGAACACACCGCTGACGCTGACCGACCAATTGATTGTGCTGGCGGTGTTGATGTTCACCTCCAAAGGCTCGGCAGGTGTGACAGGCTCGGGTTTCATCATTCTCGCGGCGACACTGGCATCACTCGGGACGATTCCGGTGGCGGGCATGGTGTTGTTGCTGGGTGTCGATCGCTTCATGTCGGAAGCCCGGGCGATCACCAACACCATTGGCAACGGCGTGGGCACCATGGCCATCGCCAAATGGGTAGGGGCGCTCGATAGCGAAAAAATGCACAGGGCGCTCAATGGCGAGGCCGAGGAACGGAGTGCGCAGGTGCCGGAAGCCGAGATCACTCTCCACGCCAGCGAATCTCTGCGCCCAGGCCTTGAGCGCGTGGCCGCCAGGTAG